Genomic segment of Bacteroides stercoris ATCC 43183:
AAGAAATCAGCGCCACCGATTTGTGGAAAAAAATCGTGCACAACGCATGGAAGTCCGCCGAGCCCGGCGTACTCTTCTGGGACACCATATTAAGAGAGTCCGTACCCGATTGCTACGCGGACCTGGGTTACCGTACCGTGTCCACCAACCCTTGCGGTGAAATTCCCTTGTGTCCCTACGACTCCTGCCGTTTGCTGGCCATTAACCTATATTCATATGTAGTCAATCCGTTCAAACCGGATGCCTACTTCGATTTCGATTTGTTCAAGAAGCACGTAGCACTCGCCCAGCGCATCATGGACGACATCATCGACCTGGAACTTGAGAAGATAGAACGTATCATGGCCAAAATTGACTCCGATCCGGAAAACGAAGATGTAAAGCATACCGAAAGCGTTTTGTGGCAGAAAATCTACAAAAAGAGCGGACAAGGCCGCCGCACCGGCGTAGGCATCACCGCCGAAGGCGACATGCTTGCAGCATTGGGACTGCGTTACGGCACTGAAGAGGCTACCGAATTTGCAGAGAAAGTACACCAGACCGTAGCACTGAGCGCATACCGCTCTTCTGTGGAAATGGCTAAAGAACGCGGCGCTTTCGAAGTATACGACAGCGAACGCGAAAAGAACAACCCGTTCATCAACCGCCTGCGCGAAGCAGACCCGGAACTGTACGAGGAGATGAAGAAATACGGCCGCCGCAACATTGCCTGTCTCACCATCGCACCGACAGGCACGACAAGCCTGATGACGCAAACCACTTCCGGCATCGAACCCGTATTCCTGCCGGTATACAAGCGACGTCGCAAAGTCAATCCGAATGACGCCAACGTACATGTGGATTTCGTGGATGAAACCGGAGACGCATTCGAGGAATACATCGTATTCCATCCCAAGTTCGTCACCTGGATGCAGGCGCAAGGATACGATCCTGCCAAGCACTACACACAGGACGAGGTAGATGCACTGGTACAGAAGTCACCTTATTATAAAGCAACTTCCAATGATGTGGACTGGCTGATGAAAGTAAAGATGCAGGGACGTATCCAGAAATGGGTAGACCACTCCATCAGCGTTACCATCAACCTGCCGAACGATGTAGACGAGGAACTGGTGAACCGTCTCTATGTAGAAGCGTGGAAATCGGGATGCAAAGGCTGTACGGTATACCGCGACGGCTCACGTTCGGGCGTGCTTATCTCCACCAAAAAAGACAAAAAAGAGGAGTTGCCCCCGTGCAAACCGCCTACGGTTGTCGAAACCCGCCCGAAAGTGCTTGAAGCAGACGTTGTACGCTTCCAGAACAATAAGGAGAAATGGGTGGCATTCGTCGGTTTGCTCGACGGATATCCTTATGAAATATTTACCGGTCTTCAGGACGACGATGAAGGAATCATCCTTCCGAAGAACGTTTCAACAGGACACATCATCAAGAACGTTGACGAAAACGGCAACAAGCGTTACGACTTCCAGTTCGAGAACAAGCGCGGCTACAAGGTAACCATCGAGGGACTGTCCGAGAAGTTCAACAAAGAATACTGGAACTATGCCAAACTCATCTCCGGCGTACTGCGTTACCGCATGCCTATCGAGCAGGTAATGAAGCTGGTAAGCTCACTGCAACTGGACAGCGAGAACATCAATACCTGGAAAAACGGCGTGGAACGTGCCTTGAAGAAATACGTTACGGACGGCACCGCAGCCAAAGGTCAGAAATGCCCGAATTGCGGCAACGAGACACTGGTTTATCAGGAAGGCTGCCTTATCTGCACCACCTGCGGTACATCCCGTTGCGGATAAGGTTCAGGCAAGCACAAACGTTTGCATAGGAATTTAAATGAGATAGCCGGCAATAGCTGCATGATTATGAGGAATATTTTCTATACTTGCATAATCATTGCAGCTATTGTTGTTTCTAAATCTAATATATATGATTTTATTATTCAATATCGAGTACAGAACCAATTGGGGTGAAGAAGTCAGAGTTTCAGGCTCCATCCCCGAACTCGGAAACGAACATCCCGACAAAGCTTTGCCGCTACAGACCATAGACGGTATCCACTGGACTGCGGAAGTAAACATTGCAATGCCGGAAGACGGACTTGTCCGATACAGCTACCATATCTTCCGCGACGGCCGGCATACACGTGCAGAGTGGAACAGCCTGCCCCGTACGCTTTACCTTTCCGGAACTTCCAAGAAAACGTACCGGATACAGGATTGCTGGAAAAACCTGCCGGAGCAGCAGTATTTCTATACTTCCGCCTTTACGGAATCTCTTCTGGCACACCGCGAACGCAACGCCGCACCCAAAGGACACAAGAAAGGGCTGCTGATAAAGGCATACGCGCCCTGCATAGACAGTGACCACTGCCTGGGCATCTGCGGAAACCAGCCTATATTCGGAGAGTGGAATCCGGACAAAGCCGTGCTTATGAGTGATGCCAACTTCCCGGAGTGGCAGATAGAGGTGGATGCCACCAAAATCAGCTTCCCGCTGGAATATAAATTCATTCTATATAACAAGAAAGAACGCCGTGCCGTTTGCTGGGAAAACAATCCGAACCGGTATATGGCAGACCCGCAAACAGGCGCCAACGAGACCCTTGCTGTCGGCGACCGCTACGTATATTTCAGCCTTCCCGCCTGGAAGGGCGCAGGTGTTGCCGTGCCCGTATTCTCACTCCGCTCCGAAAAGAGCTTCGGTGTAGGTGACTTCGGCGACTTGAAGCGTATGATCGACTGGGCGGTAAGCACCAAACAGAAAGCCGTACAGATTCTACCCATTAACGACACTACCATGACGCATACATGGACGGATTCTTATCCTTATAACAGCATCTCCATCTATGCTTTCCATCCGATGTACACCGACTTGAAGCAACTGGGAACATTGAAGGACAAAAAAGCCATGGCAGACTTCAACAAACGGCAGAAAGAGTTGAATGCCCTGCCTGCCGTCGATTACGAAGCCGTCAACAAAACCAAGTGGGAATATTTTCATCTCATATTCAAGCAAGAAGGAGAAAAAGTATTGGGTTCGGCAGCTTTCCACGATTTTTTTGAATCAAACAAAGAGTGGCTGCAACCGTACGCCGTTTTCAGTTACCTGCGCGATGTTTATAAAACGCCCAACTTCCGCGAGTGGCCTAAATACAGCAGCTACGATGCCGCAGAGATTGAGAAGCTCTGCCAACCGGCATCAGCCGATTACCCGCATATAGCCATCTACTTTTATATCCAGTTCAACCTGCATCTGCAACTGCTTGCCGCTACCGAACATGCACGCGCCAATGGTGTTGTGCTGAAAGGTGACATACCCATCGGCATCAGCCGCAACAGTGTAGAAGCATGGACAGAACCCCACTATTTCAACCTGAACGGACAAGCCGGCGCACCGCCCGATGATTTCTCCGTAAACGGACAGAACTGGGGATTACCCACCTACAACTGGGATGTCATGGAAAAGGACGGCTATGCGTGGTGGATGAAGCGCTTCCGTAAAATGGCGGAATACTTCGATGCCTACCGCATTGACCATATCCTCGGTTTCTTCCGAATCTGGGAAATTCCGATGCACGCTGTGCACGGTCTGCTGGGACAATTCGTGCCCGCCCTGCCCATGACGCGTGAGGAGATAGAGAGTTACGGTCTCTCTTTCCGCGATGAGTTTCTGAAACCTTACATACACGAGTATTTCCTCGGACAGATGTTCGGCCCGCATACCGATTACGTAAAGCAGACGTTCATCGAACCGACAGATACGTGGGAAATTTACCGGATGCGTCCCGAATTCGATACCCAGCGCAAGGTAGAGGCCTACTTTGCCGGCAAAACGGATGAGGACAGCATCTGGATACGCGACGGCCTGTATGCGCTTATCAGCGACGTGCTGTTTGTGCCCGACCGCAATGACCCGTACAAATTCCACCCGCGTATCGGTGTGCAGCACGACTATATCTACCGTTCCCTGAACGATTGGGAAAAGGCTGCCTTCAACCGTCTGTACGACCAGTACTACTATCACCGCCACAACGAATTCTGGCGTGAGCAGGCTATGAACAAACTGCCGCAACTGACGCAATCTACCCGGATGTTGGTATGCGGTGAGGACTTGGGCATGATTCCCGGTTGCGTGGCATGGGTAATGAACGATTTACGCATTCTATCCCTGGAAATACAACGCATGCCCAAAGACCCGGCACAGGAGTTCGGACATCCGGACTGGTATCCGTATCGCTCTGTCTGCACCATATCCACACACGATATGTCCACCTTGCGCGGCTGGTGGGAAGAAGACTTCCAGCAGACACAACGTTACTACAACACGATGCTCGGACATTACGGTGCCGCTCCTGCCGTTGCCACACCCGAACTTTGTGAAGAGGTTGTACGCAAGCACCTGCAAAGCAATTCCATACTTGCCATCCTCTCCCTGCAGGACTGGATGTCGATGGATGGCAAATGGCGCAACCCCAATGCGCAGGAAGAACGTATCAATGTACCTGCCAATCCGCGCCACTACTGGCGCTGGCGTATGCACCTGACGCTGGAACAACTGATGAAAGCCGAAAGCCTGAACGAAAAGATAAAAGAGCTGATCGCACAAACGGGACGATAAACAGCATATTGACTGATAATGAGTAAAAAAGCGGTGGAGACCTTTTAATAGTTTTCCACCGCTTTTTTACTCATTGCATCTCCTTACATAGAATTTTCTGCTATACCCCTACTTAATAAACAGACCTATGATACCAAACAACTGACTAAATCATACAAAAACTTCCCCACGTTTCGCAACGCAGGGAAGGCAAACAAACAAAAAAACCGTATGCTCTCCGAACCGCAGAACACTTCCGTAATCCGGAAAGCAACAGTTGCATCATCTCCTCTTGCGAAAGAGACAAGTTCCATGTCCCATAAAAGGGGGGGGGGGATCAGTATCTTGTACCGTTAATAGTCAGCGAAAAATACCTATCCTAAGTAAAAAACACTTTTTCATACCAATCTTATTTAGATATTTATTATTCAGACACTACCTGATAGTTATACTGATTTCCATTCGCGGTTACACTAACATCCTGAAATTTATAACCGCTTTCCAAAGGAGCGGACTTATCACTAAAGTAGCCACCGGTAGTTTTTACGGTTCCGCTTGCTACATAAATATTCTTTCCTGTCGGGCTATAAAAGTAACCACCGGAAATCGAAGTATTGCCGCCTCCGTTATACAAGGCATAATATGTCCCCTCACAATACACCGAACCACCCGAAATATTTACTTGGGCGCCACCGATAGACTGTATAGCCTCTATATCACCGCCGCTTACGGTAAGCTTGGCAGCAGAACCTGCCGCCATTAACGCATATCCCGTTTTTATGCCGCCACATTTTACAGTACCGCCTGTAATTGTCATATCTGCATTGCCGGTATTCATCAGTGTAAATCCGGGAGCATCAAAGACTCCGGAATTGACAGTGCATTTTCCCTGATTATAAACAGCCACTCCGTTGGCATCCGTAGCTGATGTAGCAGTGAAAATGCCGCCTTCAATAATCAATTCGGCTCCGGTTTCATTCATAAGCAGGTAATCGGTAGCTTTCATGGCACCTGCACCTTTTACTGTAAGTTTACTCTTATTATTGACTTGTTGTTTTCCTACAATGAGTACGGCATTCTTCTCCAATGTCAACACCGTTTCCGCAGTAATATTTATTTCCTGACTTGATTCATTGTTCTTTGTCAGGTCTACATAGCGATAAATGGAAATATCTCCCCCGGTTCTGAGCAGGTTTGCCACGCGCTTCACCTCTATCCAACGGTCCATAATCTCACCGTCAATCACCAATTTAGTGGAGTAAGAGACATTATTTCCATTAAGATTGTAGTCACCTGCCCACCAACCTATATAATTATTGGTACGGTCACAAGTTACGGCATTTTCAAGCTGTTTATCCACTCGATTGTTCTTCAAAACAACGCTATACTTATTGTATGATTCGTCTTTCTTAGAAGTGTTTATCACATTTCCGATAAATGCATGGCAATAGGTCTGCTCCATATCAGCAACCTTATCCGTAACCTCGTCAGGAGAAGTATATATATAATTTATGGCAATATTGCTTACACTATTATTTTCGATGAGCGTATTCCGTTCGTAAGATTGCAAATAACCGATAAAACCTCCCATCATATAGGCTTCATCCATACTTGAAAGTTTATCGAGTGTTATATCCGATGCAGAACATCCGCGGATAATCAAATCTTGGCTGCTGTTGTTTACATAACCCGCCAGCCCGCCGGCCTTTTGCTCACTATATATCCTGGCATTCTTCACGTGGCAGTTTTCCACCAATCCGGCGTCCAATCGTCCTATTAATGCTGCACCACGGAAACAAGTTACTGTTGCCCCATCAATAGTAAGATCTTTCACCGTACCGTTGAGTACATAAAACAGACCACCATAATAATTTCCTTTAGTATTTGTTTTATTCGTAACATTATCAACATAAAGATTACGGATGGTGTGGTTGCCACCGTCAAACTCTTCAAGGTTGGCTTCTCCGTTTTTGAGTGCATTGTATTCTGCATTCATCGGTTCCCAAAGATTTTCACTGCTTCCGTTGAGGTCTATATCGGCAGTTAATACAATTTTCCGGCACTTCTTTTGGGTTACCAAAGCACCGGCCGCCTTAAGCTGTGCGGCAGTGGAAACGCTGTAAACAGTAACATAACCGCCGTTGTCTGTAAAGTTGATATTGTTTACCGTTCCATAAATTTCCACATTGCCTTTCTTAACGGTCAAATCTGCAACTGTAACATCTTTCCCCACAATCAGCGTATTATCCGCTGTAGTAGCCTCAACAGCCGTATAAGACTGTCCGTTCAACGTTACGGTAGATTCCGAAGCGTCAATGATTATCTTGCTGACGGAAGGAGTCGTTATATTCAGTTCCTTAGGAGCATTTTTACTATCCCCTCCGGTTTCTGTCGCATAATTAATGGTTATGTCATTCGATGTTTCAGGCAATGTTATGGATACCGCAACATCCCCGCTCTCATATTTGGGCAGTGAAATAGTGGCTGCTTCTTTCGGTGCTTCCGTTACAACCACATTAGTATTGGTTTTCAAGGCTTCAGCCACTTCGCTTACGGATGCTACCTCTATTACTTTTTCACTTAAAGCAGGAGAAGAGAATGCAGGAGTAACCATTACGTTTACCTTACCGTCAACCGTCAGTAAATTACCCGTTACATTCGTCTTGTAGTTACGCTGAACAGGTATGTTATTCAGGTCTTTCGTGGTAATCTGCTCACCGGCAGCGTTGTATACGGCAAGCGTCATATTTACCAGATGTTGTCCGCCCGCTGTATTCGGTGCAAAGAGATAGTCCACAGTCAGGTTACCGTTGGCATCCGCCACATCCGAAGCCGCTTTGTAAGCTACAGCCGTCGGTTCGCCGAGCAAGTCACCCGTGGCAGCATTAAAACCGGTATAAAGGTTCTTGAATGACAAGCCCGCCGTTACCGGAACAAATGCTTCTTTTTGATTATTAGGAATAGAAGCCAAATCTTCCGTTTTGATGTTCAACTGTCCGAACGGACGGGTCAGCTCCACATTTTCAGAAAAAGCATTAGTCACCAGCTTCTCCAGACTGGCAAAGAAAGCATCCCGCGTATCATCCTTGCTGCTTCCGTTATAATCCCCTTGCATGGAAATGTTACGAAGGTCGGCAGTGTTGTAATGCAAATCGGTCTTTATGGCATCATCTTCCACTGACTCGACGTGGTCTGCCCAGAATACGAACTTATAAGTCTGTGAAGTAACCAGGCGGACATCAAAGCCGGCCGTCAGACCATCCGATTGAATCGCACCTATCTGCCGGCTATAAAGTTCGTCGTTCAGGTAGATTTCCATGATACAACGGTTCACCGATGTACCGTCACCCGCCGTTGCAGCACGGGTTACAGCATTGTTCCCGTTCCCAGGCAACTGTACACTGAAAGAGGCGGCTACTTCGCCGTTTCTTCCGCCATTCGCCAGCTCGTCACTCTGACAGGCTGCGAATACAAGCAGGATAATACCTGCCATTAATAAAAAACACTTTTTCATGTTCGTTTTGTTTAAAATGAGACATCTGTTTATTCTGTTTGAATAAGTCATGTTTAAATAAGCCGTCAGGGAACCACCACATTTATCTCTCCGTCGAAACCGGGGTTGATACCGATGCCGGGAGCGAACTCACGGGTAAGAAACGCATCACGCACCGTAGTAATCCTATTCCGTCTGACGGGCACTTCCACGCCGCCGA
This window contains:
- a CDS encoding adenosylcobalamin-dependent ribonucleoside-diphosphate reductase — translated: MEKKVYSYDEAYEESLRYFQGDELAARVWVNKYAVKDSFGNIYEKSPEDMHWRIANEVARIEAKYPNALTSEELFGLLDHFKYIVPQGSPMTGIGNNYQVASLSNCFVIGVDGEADSYGAIFKIDEEQVQLMKRRGGVGHDLSHIRPKGSPVKNSALTSTGLVPFMERYSNSTREVAQDGRRGALMLSVSIKHPDSEAFIDAKMTEGKVTGANVSVKLTDAFMQAAIDGKPFVQQYPIDADEPLFKKEISATDLWKKIVHNAWKSAEPGVLFWDTILRESVPDCYADLGYRTVSTNPCGEIPLCPYDSCRLLAINLYSYVVNPFKPDAYFDFDLFKKHVALAQRIMDDIIDLELEKIERIMAKIDSDPENEDVKHTESVLWQKIYKKSGQGRRTGVGITAEGDMLAALGLRYGTEEATEFAEKVHQTVALSAYRSSVEMAKERGAFEVYDSEREKNNPFINRLREADPELYEEMKKYGRRNIACLTIAPTGTTSLMTQTTSGIEPVFLPVYKRRRKVNPNDANVHVDFVDETGDAFEEYIVFHPKFVTWMQAQGYDPAKHYTQDEVDALVQKSPYYKATSNDVDWLMKVKMQGRIQKWVDHSISVTINLPNDVDEELVNRLYVEAWKSGCKGCTVYRDGSRSGVLISTKKDKKEELPPCKPPTVVETRPKVLEADVVRFQNNKEKWVAFVGLLDGYPYEIFTGLQDDDEGIILPKNVSTGHIIKNVDENGNKRYDFQFENKRGYKVTIEGLSEKFNKEYWNYAKLISGVLRYRMPIEQVMKLVSSLQLDSENINTWKNGVERALKKYVTDGTAAKGQKCPNCGNETLVYQEGCLICTTCGTSRCG
- a CDS encoding 4-alpha-glucanotransferase, with product MILLFNIEYRTNWGEEVRVSGSIPELGNEHPDKALPLQTIDGIHWTAEVNIAMPEDGLVRYSYHIFRDGRHTRAEWNSLPRTLYLSGTSKKTYRIQDCWKNLPEQQYFYTSAFTESLLAHRERNAAPKGHKKGLLIKAYAPCIDSDHCLGICGNQPIFGEWNPDKAVLMSDANFPEWQIEVDATKISFPLEYKFILYNKKERRAVCWENNPNRYMADPQTGANETLAVGDRYVYFSLPAWKGAGVAVPVFSLRSEKSFGVGDFGDLKRMIDWAVSTKQKAVQILPINDTTMTHTWTDSYPYNSISIYAFHPMYTDLKQLGTLKDKKAMADFNKRQKELNALPAVDYEAVNKTKWEYFHLIFKQEGEKVLGSAAFHDFFESNKEWLQPYAVFSYLRDVYKTPNFREWPKYSSYDAAEIEKLCQPASADYPHIAIYFYIQFNLHLQLLAATEHARANGVVLKGDIPIGISRNSVEAWTEPHYFNLNGQAGAPPDDFSVNGQNWGLPTYNWDVMEKDGYAWWMKRFRKMAEYFDAYRIDHILGFFRIWEIPMHAVHGLLGQFVPALPMTREEIESYGLSFRDEFLKPYIHEYFLGQMFGPHTDYVKQTFIEPTDTWEIYRMRPEFDTQRKVEAYFAGKTDEDSIWIRDGLYALISDVLFVPDRNDPYKFHPRIGVQHDYIYRSLNDWEKAAFNRLYDQYYYHRHNEFWREQAMNKLPQLTQSTRMLVCGEDLGMIPGCVAWVMNDLRILSLEIQRMPKDPAQEFGHPDWYPYRSVCTISTHDMSTLRGWWEEDFQQTQRYYNTMLGHYGAAPAVATPELCEEVVRKHLQSNSILAILSLQDWMSMDGKWRNPNAQEERINVPANPRHYWRWRMHLTLEQLMKAESLNEKIKELIAQTGR
- a CDS encoding DUF6562 domain-containing protein encodes the protein MKKCFLLMAGIILLVFAACQSDELANGGRNGEVAASFSVQLPGNGNNAVTRAATAGDGTSVNRCIMEIYLNDELYSRQIGAIQSDGLTAGFDVRLVTSQTYKFVFWADHVESVEDDAIKTDLHYNTADLRNISMQGDYNGSSKDDTRDAFFASLEKLVTNAFSENVELTRPFGQLNIKTEDLASIPNNQKEAFVPVTAGLSFKNLYTGFNAATGDLLGEPTAVAYKAASDVADANGNLTVDYLFAPNTAGGQHLVNMTLAVYNAAGEQITTKDLNNIPVQRNYKTNVTGNLLTVDGKVNVMVTPAFSSPALSEKVIEVASVSEVAEALKTNTNVVVTEAPKEAATISLPKYESGDVAVSITLPETSNDITINYATETGGDSKNAPKELNITTPSVSKIIIDASESTVTLNGQSYTAVEATTADNTLIVGKDVTVADLTVKKGNVEIYGTVNNINFTDNGGYVTVYSVSTAAQLKAAGALVTQKKCRKIVLTADIDLNGSSENLWEPMNAEYNALKNGEANLEEFDGGNHTIRNLYVDNVTNKTNTKGNYYGGLFYVLNGTVKDLTIDGATVTCFRGAALIGRLDAGLVENCHVKNARIYSEQKAGGLAGYVNNSSQDLIIRGCSASDITLDKLSSMDEAYMMGGFIGYLQSYERNTLIENNSVSNIAINYIYTSPDEVTDKVADMEQTYCHAFIGNVINTSKKDESYNKYSVVLKNNRVDKQLENAVTCDRTNNYIGWWAGDYNLNGNNVSYSTKLVIDGEIMDRWIEVKRVANLLRTGGDISIYRYVDLTKNNESSQEINITAETVLTLEKNAVLIVGKQQVNNKSKLTVKGAGAMKATDYLLMNETGAELIIEGGIFTATSATDANGVAVYNQGKCTVNSGVFDAPGFTLMNTGNADMTITGGTVKCGGIKTGYALMAAGSAAKLTVSGGDIEAIQSIGGAQVNISGGSVYCEGTYYALYNGGGNTSISGGYFYSPTGKNIYVASGTVKTTGGYFSDKSAPLESGYKFQDVSVTANGNQYNYQVVSE